One part of the Brachyspira sp. SAP_772 genome encodes these proteins:
- the ppdK gene encoding pyruvate, phosphate dikinase: MATKKMVYFFGNGKSEGAKETKALLGGKGLGLAQMTESKVPVPAGFTITTEVCDYYSKNKSYPKGLEKVVDENIKKLEKAMGMEFGNVDKPLLVSVRSGAAISMPGMMDTILNLGINENVVNGIIKKTNNPRFAWDAYRRFIQMFGDVAMGVDHDKFEEILDERKKAIAPKIGKAEKEVKDTDLDVEELKIVVEKYKAMYKQEMGEAFPDDPKVQLWHAINAVFRSWNNPRAEAYRKLNDIRGLLGTAVNVQAMVFGNMGETSATGVCFSRNPATGENKFYGEFLINAQGEDVVAGIRTPQEITLEGSKEWAKNNGKSEEERKAKYPSLEEVMPDVYKQLVSYKNQLEKYYKDMQDMEFTIQEGKLYMLQTRNGKRTAAAAVRIAVELAEAKIISKEEALMRVNPADLDQLLHPMFDPNAKKTAKVLAKGLNASPGAAVGKAVFAAERAEAMKEAGESVVLVRIETSPEDIKGMNAAEGILTARGGATSHAAVVARGMGKCCVAGCSELDIDYSQKLMKVNDTVVREGDYISIDGSTGEVMLGQVTTKEADMSEDFRKLMQWADEIRLKNKFEVHTNADTPNDAQIARKFGAEGIGLCRTEHMFFNADRIKSVRQLILVAEEVKQLREKLEEAKKVGKADLVEELERLYKEPRKLYDDALDSLFPMQMEDFVGIFTAMSGYPVTVRLLDPPLHEFIPHEDSQLQELSNEMNVPFEKLRAIRDSLHEFNPMLGHRGCRLGITYPEIYDMQARAIIEAAVKVKKNGVDVHPEIMIPLVGTLKELKMIKDRIIKIADEVFSKVGDKVAYKVGTMIEVPRAALVADKIATEAEFFSFGTNDLTQMGGGFSRDDAGKFLKDYVDKEIYEKDPFQSLDQEGIGELLRIGVTKGRAANKKLVVGICGEHGGDPATVMFCYDIGLNYVSCSPYRVPIARLAAAQGVINASSKNKKTSVKKEVKKVAKTVKKEVKKEIKKDAKKAASTVKKASKDVKNATKKIEKVAKAVKNTVKKEVKKAVSKKTNSKK; the protein is encoded by the coding sequence ATGGCAACAAAAAAGATGGTTTACTTCTTTGGTAATGGTAAATCTGAAGGAGCTAAAGAGACAAAAGCATTATTAGGCGGTAAAGGTTTAGGTCTTGCCCAAATGACAGAAAGTAAAGTACCTGTTCCAGCAGGATTTACAATTACAACAGAAGTTTGTGATTATTACTCAAAAAACAAATCATACCCTAAGGGTCTAGAAAAGGTAGTTGATGAGAATATTAAAAAGCTAGAAAAGGCTATGGGAATGGAGTTTGGTAATGTTGATAAACCTCTTCTCGTATCTGTACGTTCTGGTGCTGCTATATCTATGCCCGGTATGATGGACACTATACTTAATCTTGGAATAAACGAAAACGTAGTTAATGGAATTATTAAGAAAACTAATAATCCAAGGTTTGCTTGGGACGCTTATAGAAGATTTATACAAATGTTTGGCGATGTAGCTATGGGCGTTGATCATGATAAATTTGAAGAAATCCTTGACGAAAGAAAAAAAGCTATAGCACCAAAAATTGGTAAAGCTGAAAAAGAAGTTAAAGATACTGATTTAGATGTAGAAGAATTAAAAATCGTAGTAGAAAAATATAAAGCTATGTATAAACAAGAGATGGGTGAAGCTTTCCCAGATGACCCTAAAGTACAATTATGGCATGCTATTAATGCTGTATTTAGAAGCTGGAACAACCCTAGGGCTGAAGCTTATAGAAAATTAAATGATATAAGAGGACTTTTGGGTACAGCTGTAAACGTTCAGGCTATGGTATTTGGTAATATGGGAGAGACTTCTGCTACAGGTGTATGTTTCTCTCGTAACCCTGCTACTGGTGAAAATAAATTCTATGGAGAGTTTTTAATTAATGCACAAGGTGAAGATGTTGTTGCTGGTATTAGAACTCCTCAAGAAATTACATTAGAAGGAAGTAAAGAATGGGCTAAAAATAATGGTAAAAGCGAAGAAGAAAGAAAAGCTAAATATCCTTCTCTTGAAGAGGTTATGCCTGATGTTTATAAACAATTAGTAAGCTATAAAAATCAATTAGAAAAATATTATAAAGACATGCAGGATATGGAGTTTACAATTCAGGAAGGCAAACTTTATATGCTTCAAACTCGTAATGGTAAGAGAACTGCTGCTGCTGCTGTAAGGATTGCTGTTGAACTTGCTGAGGCTAAGATAATTTCTAAAGAAGAAGCTTTAATGAGAGTTAATCCTGCTGATTTGGATCAGTTACTTCACCCTATGTTTGACCCTAATGCTAAAAAAACTGCTAAAGTGCTTGCTAAAGGTTTAAATGCTTCTCCAGGTGCTGCTGTTGGTAAAGCTGTATTTGCTGCTGAGAGAGCTGAGGCTATGAAAGAAGCTGGAGAATCCGTTGTACTTGTTCGTATAGAGACTAGCCCTGAAGACATTAAGGGTATGAATGCTGCTGAAGGTATATTAACTGCAAGGGGCGGAGCTACTTCTCACGCTGCGGTTGTTGCTCGCGGTATGGGTAAATGCTGTGTTGCTGGATGTAGTGAATTAGATATTGATTACAGTCAAAAACTTATGAAAGTTAATGACACTGTAGTTCGTGAAGGTGATTACATCTCTATAGATGGTTCCACTGGTGAAGTAATGCTTGGACAAGTTACTACTAAAGAGGCCGATATGTCTGAAGACTTTAGAAAACTTATGCAGTGGGCTGATGAGATTAGATTAAAAAATAAATTTGAAGTTCATACTAATGCTGACACTCCTAATGATGCACAAATCGCTAGAAAATTCGGTGCTGAAGGTATTGGTTTGTGCCGTACTGAGCACATGTTCTTCAATGCTGACAGAATCAAAAGCGTAAGACAGCTTATACTTGTTGCTGAAGAAGTGAAACAATTAAGAGAAAAATTAGAAGAAGCTAAAAAAGTAGGTAAAGCTGATTTGGTTGAAGAATTAGAAAGACTTTATAAAGAACCAAGAAAACTTTATGATGATGCTTTAGATAGTTTATTCCCTATGCAAATGGAAGACTTTGTGGGTATATTTACTGCAATGAGCGGTTATCCTGTAACAGTAAGACTTCTTGATCCGCCTTTGCATGAGTTTATTCCTCATGAAGATTCTCAATTACAAGAATTATCAAACGAAATGAATGTTCCTTTTGAAAAACTAAGAGCTATTAGAGATTCTTTACATGAGTTTAACCCAATGCTTGGACACAGAGGCTGCCGTCTTGGTATCACTTATCCAGAAATCTATGACATGCAGGCTAGAGCAATAATTGAAGCTGCTGTTAAAGTTAAGAAAAATGGAGTAGATGTTCATCCTGAAATAATGATTCCTCTTGTTGGTACTCTAAAAGAGCTTAAAATGATAAAAGATAGAATTATTAAAATAGCTGATGAAGTATTCTCTAAAGTGGGAGATAAAGTTGCTTATAAAGTTGGTACTATGATAGAAGTTCCAAGAGCTGCTTTGGTTGCTGACAAGATTGCTACAGAAGCTGAGTTCTTCTCATTCGGTACTAATGACTTAACTCAAATGGGAGGCGGTTTCTCAAGAGATGATGCAGGTAAGTTCTTGAAAGATTATGTTGATAAAGAGATATACGAAAAAGATCCTTTCCAATCATTAGACCAAGAAGGTATTGGAGAGCTTTTAAGAATAGGTGTTACTAAAGGAAGAGCTGCTAACAAAAAACTTGTTGTTGGTATATGCGGTGAGCATGGAGGTGATCCTGCTACTGTTATGTTCTGTTATGATATAGGTCTTAACTATGTAAGCTGTTCTCCTTATAGAGTACCTATTGCTAGACTTGCTGCTGCTCAAGGTGTAATTAATGCTTCTTCAAAAAACAAAAAAACAAGCGTTAAAAAAGAAGTAAAAAAAGTAGCTAAAACTGTTAAAAAAGAAGTAAAGAAAGAGATTAAAAAAGATGCTAAAAAGGCAGCTTCTACAGTAAAAAAAGCTTCTAAAGATGTTAAAAATGCAACTAAAAAAATAGAGAAAGTTGCTAAGGCTGTAAAAAACACTGTAAAAAAAGAAGTGAAAAAAGCAGTATCAAAGAAAACAAACTCTAAAAAATAA
- a CDS encoding HAD-IIIA family hydrolase produces MNNFDKIVYDKIKSFFLLFYNNLNNSNAVVVGLTFDFNNKNKLYTIDDNYKIIKDNIQNPLSGYSISDLIVYDNKVFEYNESFNLIISEAFNNCNLYGIPLYIPDTNKKINKALFLDRDGVLMEDVGYIGEVDRVKIKNDFLGIVKHANEKNYITIVTTNQAGVSYNYYTNDDVKNVHNYLYEEYKKHDAIIDDFYYCPYHIKGNVEEYKLLSVLRKPEAAMHLTACKKYNIDLTSSFMIGDRDSDIIKIPFLKTLLIKTDVYDIVNTDNIVEVNDIYSFLV; encoded by the coding sequence ATGAATAATTTTGATAAAATAGTATATGATAAAATAAAAAGTTTCTTTCTTTTGTTTTATAATAATTTAAATAATAGCAATGCAGTAGTTGTTGGATTAACATTTGATTTTAATAATAAAAATAAATTATATACGATAGATGATAACTATAAAATAATAAAAGATAATATTCAAAATCCATTGTCTGGATATTCTATATCAGATTTAATTGTGTATGATAATAAAGTTTTTGAGTATAATGAAAGTTTTAATTTAATCATAAGCGAAGCATTTAATAATTGCAATCTATATGGCATACCTTTATATATTCCCGATACAAATAAAAAAATTAATAAGGCTTTATTTTTGGATAGAGATGGGGTGCTTATGGAAGATGTTGGATATATTGGAGAGGTTGATAGAGTAAAAATAAAAAATGATTTTTTAGGTATAGTAAAACATGCCAATGAAAAAAATTATATTACAATAGTAACCACAAATCAGGCAGGAGTTTCTTACAATTATTATACTAATGATGATGTGAAGAATGTTCATAACTATCTTTATGAAGAGTATAAAAAACATGATGCTATTATAGATGATTTTTATTATTGCCCGTATCATATAAAAGGAAATGTTGAAGAGTATAAACTTCTTTCGGTATTGAGAAAACCTGAAGCTGCTATGCATTTAACAGCATGCAAAAAATATAATATAGATTTAACTTCTTCTTTTATGATAGGGGATAGAGACAGCGACATTATAAAAATACCTTTTTTAAAAACATTGCTAATAAAGACTGATGTATATGATATAGTTAATACTGATAACATAGTAGAAGTTAATGACATATATTCATTTTTGGTATAG
- a CDS encoding dual specificity protein phosphatase family protein produces the protein MFELCHNLYVGNDHDCSVFEGAIVHACQSCFVRGVNGAVGNKTFYENNDDLYLNLLDISSLSYDYASPMIKRAIDFIDRKIKDKKVLVHCNFGMSRSPSICLLYMAKKGYINNSSFKEASKDFHKIYNYFSAGLGMHRYFERYWNDIMQF, from the coding sequence ATGTTTGAGCTTTGTCATAATTTATATGTGGGAAATGACCATGATTGCAGCGTTTTTGAGGGGGCTATAGTGCATGCTTGTCAAAGTTGTTTTGTACGAGGTGTTAATGGGGCTGTTGGAAACAAAACTTTTTATGAGAATAATGATGATTTGTATTTAAACTTGCTTGACATATCTAGTCTTTCCTATGATTATGCTTCACCTATGATTAAAAGGGCTATAGATTTTATAGATAGAAAAATTAAAGATAAAAAAGTGTTAGTTCATTGCAATTTTGGTATGTCGCGTTCGCCTTCTATATGTTTGCTTTATATGGCTAAGAAAGGTTATATTAATAATTCTTCTTTTAAAGAGGCTTCAAAAGATTTTCACAAGATTTATAATTATTTTTCTGCTGGATTAGGCATGCATAGATATTTTGAGAGGTATTGGAATGATATTATGCAATTTTAG